One Methylobacterium sp. AMS5 genomic region harbors:
- a CDS encoding amino acid--[acyl-carrier-protein] ligase: MNMPVMNAPASPPATDPLDALFDAMFKPMNAQGVYARTGAYESVVEALAAFISARREADTEVFRFPPVMSRAHLERHGYLKSFPNLLGCVSCLEGTETEIRASADKHLEGGDWTTGLETADLVLTPAACYPVYPIAAARGAVPATGYRFDVACDCFRREPSRHLDRLQSFRMREYVRIGTPEQIVAFRESWIATATAMADELGLPYTVETASDPFFGRLGQIMAFSQLEQALKFELLIPLRGAAAGTACMSFNYHREHFGTTWGLNLEDGEPAHTGCVAFGMDRLAVALFATHGAGIDAWPASVRAALKF, translated from the coding sequence ATGAACATGCCCGTGATGAACGCGCCGGCCTCCCCGCCCGCGACCGACCCGCTCGACGCCCTGTTCGACGCGATGTTCAAGCCGATGAATGCGCAGGGCGTCTACGCCCGCACCGGCGCCTACGAGTCGGTGGTCGAGGCGCTGGCCGCCTTCATCTCGGCACGGCGCGAGGCCGACACGGAGGTCTTCCGCTTCCCGCCGGTGATGAGCCGGGCGCATCTGGAGCGGCACGGCTACCTCAAGAGCTTCCCCAACCTCCTGGGCTGCGTCTCCTGCCTGGAAGGCACCGAGACGGAGATCCGCGCTTCGGCCGACAAGCATCTGGAGGGCGGCGACTGGACCACCGGCCTCGAGACCGCCGACCTCGTTCTGACCCCGGCCGCCTGCTATCCCGTCTATCCGATCGCCGCCGCCCGCGGCGCGGTGCCGGCCACCGGCTACCGCTTCGACGTCGCCTGCGACTGCTTCCGCCGCGAGCCCTCGCGCCATCTCGACCGGCTGCAATCCTTCCGGATGCGCGAATACGTCCGCATCGGCACGCCGGAGCAGATCGTCGCCTTCCGCGAGAGCTGGATCGCGACCGCCACCGCCATGGCCGACGAACTCGGGCTCCCCTACACGGTCGAGACCGCCAGCGACCCGTTCTTCGGTCGGCTCGGCCAGATCATGGCCTTCAGCCAGCTCGAACAGGCCTTGAAGTTCGAGTTGCTGATCCCGCTGCGCGGTGCGGCCGCCGGCACGGCCTGCATGAGCTTCAACTATCACCGCGAGCATTTCGGGACGACCTGGGGCCTCAACCTGGAGGACGGCGAGCCCGCCCATACCGGCTGCGTCGCCTTCGGCATGGACCGCCTCGCGGTGGCCCTGTTCGCCACCCACGGCGCCGGCATCGACGCGTGGCCGGCCTCGGTCCGCGCGGCGCTGAAGTTCTGA
- a CDS encoding acyl-CoA dehydrogenase family protein: MTMQPTTRPDGRADDAADLLTRASAAAAIAATHADAVDRDGRFPEEAVAAFRSQRLLGAAVPIELGGEGASVRMLAEICYVLGRACASSAMIFAMHQTKMACLIRHGRGEPWQDGLLRRIADEQLLMASSTTEGQGGGNVRSSSAAIEADGDAVTLERAATVISYGAQADGVVTVARRSAEAGPSDQVLCVFLREDYTLERLSGWETLGMRGTCSSGFRLVARGRPEQVLAARYSDIHNRTMTPVSHILWSSAWAGIAASAVDRAQAFTRTAMRGAGGVAPPGALHYARAVSSLKQARALITQALDTFEGAEDDPAALAGLDVQTALTMLKVEVSELAVATVSSALRANGLAGYRQDGAFSIGRALRDILSAPIMIHNDRIMANLATATLMSPVAASLGA, from the coding sequence ATGACGATGCAGCCCACGACCCGGCCGGACGGCCGCGCCGACGATGCCGCCGACCTCCTGACCCGCGCGAGCGCCGCCGCCGCGATCGCCGCCACCCACGCGGACGCGGTGGATCGCGACGGGCGCTTCCCCGAGGAGGCCGTCGCCGCCTTCCGCTCGCAGCGCCTGCTCGGTGCGGCCGTGCCGATCGAGCTCGGCGGGGAGGGCGCCTCGGTCCGGATGCTGGCCGAAATCTGCTACGTGCTGGGCCGCGCCTGCGCCTCCTCGGCGATGATCTTCGCCATGCACCAGACCAAGATGGCCTGCCTGATCCGGCATGGCCGCGGCGAGCCCTGGCAGGACGGCTTGCTGCGCCGCATCGCCGACGAACAGCTCCTGATGGCCTCCTCGACCACCGAGGGCCAGGGCGGCGGCAATGTCCGCTCCTCGTCCGCCGCGATCGAGGCCGACGGCGACGCCGTCACACTGGAGCGGGCGGCGACCGTGATCTCCTACGGCGCGCAGGCCGACGGCGTCGTCACCGTCGCCCGCCGCTCGGCCGAGGCCGGCCCCTCCGACCAGGTGCTCTGCGTCTTCCTGCGCGAGGACTACACCCTGGAGCGCCTGAGCGGCTGGGAGACGCTCGGCATGCGCGGCACCTGCAGCAGCGGCTTCCGCCTCGTCGCCCGCGGCCGCCCCGAGCAGGTTCTCGCCGCCCGCTACAGCGACATCCACAACCGGACCATGACGCCGGTCTCGCACATCCTCTGGTCGAGCGCCTGGGCCGGAATCGCGGCCTCCGCCGTCGACCGCGCCCAGGCCTTCACCCGTACGGCGATGCGCGGCGCCGGCGGCGTCGCCCCGCCCGGCGCGCTGCACTATGCCCGCGCCGTCTCCAGCCTGAAGCAGGCCCGCGCCCTGATCACCCAGGCGCTCGACACCTTCGAGGGGGCCGAGGACGATCCGGCAGCACTCGCCGGCCTCGACGTGCAGACCGCACTGACGATGCTCAAGGTCGAGGTCTCCGAACTCGCCGTCGCCACCGTGTCGAGCGCGCTGCGCGCCAACGGCCTAGCCGGCTACCGCCAGGACGGCGCGTTCAGCATCGGCCGGGCGCTGCGCGACATCCTCTCGGCGCCGATCATGATCCACAACGACCGGATCATGGCCAACCTCGCCACCGCGACGCTGATGTCCCCGGTCGCCGCCTCGCTCGGCGCCTGA
- a CDS encoding phosphopantetheine-binding protein produces the protein MSQAVTANIADRTMGLAYAIAARHAIKPEFDRADALVDVGLSSLDLVNLMVAVEAEFDIMIPPASLTPKNFYSIETIARMVESVRGPGA, from the coding sequence ATGTCGCAAGCAGTGACGGCCAATATCGCGGATCGCACCATGGGCCTCGCCTACGCGATCGCCGCCCGCCACGCGATCAAGCCGGAATTCGATCGAGCGGACGCCCTGGTCGATGTCGGGCTCTCGTCGCTCGATCTCGTCAACCTGATGGTCGCGGTCGAGGCGGAGTTCGACATCATGATCCCGCCGGCGAGCCTGACGCCGAAGAACTTCTACTCGATCGAGACCATCGCCCGGATGGTCGAGAGCGTGCGCGGCCCGGGCGCCTGA
- a CDS encoding flavin reductase family protein, translating into MAAAARAPEPAIDGGLLKQAMRRLVGGVVVITAGTGEDRVGLTATSAVSLSVDPPTMLVCVNRNSSTWPVIARRRHFCVSILGAGQQATAERFAGIGGLRGAARYRGADWTIMESGASGLTEAQAIVDCALEEVIERHSHAILLGAVREVRLNPMERPSLAYGGGRFIGISPDQAARGTGRIRGAVDHKTD; encoded by the coding sequence ATGGCCGCTGCCGCACGGGCGCCGGAACCCGCCATCGACGGGGGGCTCCTCAAGCAGGCGATGCGCCGCCTCGTCGGCGGGGTCGTCGTGATCACCGCCGGAACCGGCGAGGACCGGGTCGGGCTCACCGCGACCTCGGCAGTCTCCCTCTCCGTCGATCCGCCGACCATGCTGGTCTGCGTCAACCGCAACTCCTCGACCTGGCCGGTCATCGCCCGGCGTCGGCATTTCTGCGTCAGCATCCTCGGGGCCGGGCAGCAGGCGACCGCCGAGCGTTTCGCCGGGATCGGCGGGCTGCGGGGCGCCGCCCGCTATCGCGGCGCGGATTGGACGATCATGGAATCGGGCGCCTCCGGCCTCACCGAGGCGCAGGCCATCGTCGATTGCGCGCTGGAGGAGGTCATCGAGCGGCATAGCCACGCCATCCTGCTGGGCGCGGTCCGCGAGGTGCGGCTGAACCCGATGGAGCGGCCCTCCCTGGCCTATGGCGGCGGGCGCTTCATCGGGATCTCACCGGATCAGGCAGCACGCGGCACCGGCCGCATTCGGGGCGCGGTCGACCACAAGACCGATTAA
- a CDS encoding thiamine pyrophosphate-binding protein: MSQSPDAALPTRSRGRNAAQALVDQLVANGVTHVFAVPGESYLPVLDALYESGIALTVCRQEGGAAMMAEAHGKATGRPGICFVTRGPGATNASAGIHIAQQDSTPMILFVGQIERGLRDREAWQEVDYRAAFGPIAKWATEIETGARMPEYVARAFHTATGGRPGPVVMALPKDMLKDAAEGPLAPPFAAIEAAPGTEDLERLAALLAEAKNPFLVLGGSRWTEQAYADIRRFVETFDLPVATSYRRLPLFDPLHPNYAGDLGLAANPKLVARAKAADLMIVLGGRLGEVASQTYSLLDIPAPRTRLVHIHPGAEELGRVYVPHLGITAAPARMAAALARLDAPASVPWAAETRAAHDEYLAWSQTPTPQPGPVNLGQVMVHLREALPEDAILCNGAGNYAAWIHRFYRFRRLATHLAPTSGSMGYGVPAAVAMKRVFPDRTVISVNGDGDFLMNGQEFATAVQYGLNIVCIVADNASYGTIRMHQERDFPGRVLATDLVNPDFAAYARAFGGAGFTVERTEDFPAALEEALAAQRPAIIHVKFSVDAITPGMSLTAIREKALAGN; the protein is encoded by the coding sequence ATGTCCCAGAGCCCAGACGCCGCCCTCCCCACCCGAAGCCGCGGGCGGAACGCCGCCCAGGCGCTCGTGGATCAGCTCGTGGCCAACGGCGTCACCCACGTCTTCGCGGTGCCGGGCGAGAGTTACCTGCCGGTGCTCGATGCGCTCTACGAATCGGGCATCGCGCTCACCGTCTGCCGCCAGGAGGGCGGCGCGGCGATGATGGCGGAGGCCCACGGCAAGGCGACGGGGCGGCCCGGCATCTGCTTCGTCACCCGCGGTCCCGGCGCCACCAACGCCTCGGCCGGCATCCACATCGCCCAGCAGGATTCGACGCCGATGATCCTGTTCGTCGGCCAGATCGAGCGGGGTCTGCGCGACCGCGAGGCGTGGCAGGAGGTCGATTACCGCGCCGCCTTCGGTCCGATCGCGAAATGGGCCACCGAGATCGAGACCGGCGCGCGGATGCCGGAATACGTCGCGCGCGCCTTCCACACCGCCACCGGCGGGCGGCCGGGCCCGGTGGTGATGGCGCTGCCGAAGGACATGCTGAAGGACGCCGCCGAGGGGCCGCTGGCTCCGCCCTTCGCCGCCATCGAGGCCGCACCCGGCACGGAGGATCTGGAGCGCCTCGCCGCCCTGCTGGCGGAGGCCAAAAATCCCTTCCTGGTGCTCGGCGGCAGCCGCTGGACCGAGCAGGCCTATGCCGACATCCGCCGCTTTGTCGAAACCTTCGATCTGCCGGTGGCCACGAGCTACCGCCGCCTGCCGCTGTTCGACCCGCTGCACCCGAACTACGCGGGCGATCTCGGGCTTGCCGCCAACCCGAAGCTGGTGGCGCGGGCCAAGGCCGCCGACCTGATGATCGTACTGGGTGGCCGCCTCGGCGAAGTGGCGAGCCAGACCTATTCGCTCCTCGACATCCCGGCACCCCGCACCCGGCTCGTCCACATCCATCCCGGAGCGGAGGAACTCGGCCGGGTCTACGTTCCGCATCTCGGCATCACCGCCGCGCCGGCCCGGATGGCGGCGGCTCTGGCGCGGCTCGATGCGCCGGCCTCCGTTCCGTGGGCGGCCGAGACCCGTGCGGCCCATGACGAATATCTGGCGTGGTCGCAGACCCCGACGCCGCAGCCCGGCCCGGTCAATCTCGGGCAGGTGATGGTGCATTTGCGCGAGGCGCTGCCGGAGGATGCGATCCTGTGCAACGGCGCGGGCAACTACGCCGCCTGGATCCACCGCTTCTACCGCTTCCGCCGCCTTGCCACCCACTTGGCGCCGACCTCCGGCTCGATGGGCTACGGCGTGCCGGCGGCTGTGGCGATGAAGCGGGTCTTTCCCGACCGCACGGTGATCTCGGTCAACGGCGACGGCGACTTCCTGATGAACGGCCAGGAATTCGCGACCGCCGTGCAGTACGGCCTGAACATCGTCTGCATCGTCGCCGACAATGCGAGCTACGGCACGATCCGTATGCATCAGGAGCGCGATTTTCCGGGCCGTGTTCTCGCCACCGATCTCGTGAACCCGGATTTTGCCGCCTACGCCCGCGCTTTCGGCGGTGCCGGCTTCACCGTGGAACGGACCGAGGATTTCCCGGCGGCGTTGGAGGAGGCCTTGGCGGCGCAGCGCCCGGCGATCATCCACGTCAAGTTTTCCGTCGATGCGATCACGCCGGGCATGAGTCTCACGGCGATCCGCGAGAAGGCGCTGGCGGGCAATTGA
- a CDS encoding branched-chain amino acid aminotransferase, with protein MTTPDHDTSPPDTWTFFEGAWHPGNVRIMGPRTHGAWLGSTVFDGARAFEGVTPDLDLHLARVNRSATALGLTPKVAVEEWACLVAAGLTRFSADAELYIRPMYWAESGFAGGVRFDPASTNWCLSLYTAPMPLPSGVKATLSPFRRPSIEVAPVDAKAGCLYPNGARALTEALSRGFGNCLMLDGLGNVAEFANANAFFVRDGVVYTPVPNGTFLAGITRARVLTLLRGAGVTVVEKTLRYEDFLSADEVFTAGNFAKVAPVTGLDDVRFEPGPVFRLARQLYWDFAHGRLS; from the coding sequence ATGACGACTCCCGATCACGACACCTCGCCCCCCGACACTTGGACCTTCTTCGAGGGCGCGTGGCACCCCGGCAACGTCCGGATCATGGGACCGCGCACCCACGGCGCGTGGCTCGGCTCGACGGTGTTCGACGGCGCCCGCGCCTTCGAGGGCGTCACGCCCGACCTCGACCTGCACCTCGCCCGGGTCAACCGCTCGGCCACGGCCCTCGGGCTCACGCCGAAGGTCGCGGTCGAGGAATGGGCCTGCCTCGTCGCCGCGGGGCTGACGCGCTTTTCGGCCGACGCCGAACTCTACATCCGGCCGATGTACTGGGCCGAGAGCGGCTTCGCCGGCGGTGTGCGCTTCGATCCCGCCTCGACCAACTGGTGCCTGTCGCTCTACACGGCGCCGATGCCGCTGCCGTCAGGCGTCAAGGCGACGCTCTCGCCCTTCCGCCGCCCGTCGATCGAGGTCGCCCCCGTCGATGCCAAGGCGGGCTGCCTCTACCCCAATGGGGCGCGGGCGCTGACCGAGGCGCTGTCGCGCGGCTTCGGCAATTGCCTGATGCTCGACGGGCTCGGCAACGTCGCCGAATTCGCCAACGCCAATGCGTTCTTCGTCCGGGACGGGGTGGTCTACACGCCGGTCCCGAACGGGACGTTCCTCGCCGGCATCACCCGCGCCCGCGTTCTCACACTGCTGCGCGGGGCCGGCGTCACGGTGGTGGAGAAGACGCTGCGCTACGAAGACTTCTTGAGCGCCGACGAGGTCTTCACCGCCGGCAACTTCGCCAAGGTCGCCCCGGTCACCGGGCTCGATGATGTGCGTTTCGAGCCAGGGCCGGTGTTTCGCCTCGCACGCCAGCTTTACTGGGATTTCGCGCACGGGCGTTTGTCGTAG
- a CDS encoding cupin domain-containing protein: MIPSVTSGELRAAPIEPSWIREGQPVARNTMLSRSADGMAWTMVWDCTAGRFEWHYDIDETIHFIDGSATISDGLSPAKTFRAGDVLFIPRGAVCHWHVESYVRKVAFCRKTQPKVVALALRAAGKARRMLSRRSGSGGQLEAA, from the coding sequence ATGATTCCGTCCGTCACCTCGGGTGAGCTGCGCGCCGCGCCGATCGAGCCGAGCTGGATCCGTGAGGGACAGCCGGTGGCCCGCAACACCATGCTCTCGCGCAGCGCCGACGGCATGGCCTGGACCATGGTCTGGGACTGCACCGCCGGCCGGTTCGAGTGGCACTACGATATCGACGAGACGATCCACTTCATCGACGGCTCGGCCACGATCAGCGACGGCCTCTCCCCGGCCAAGACCTTCCGGGCCGGCGACGTGCTGTTCATCCCCCGCGGCGCGGTCTGCCATTGGCATGTCGAGAGCTACGTGCGGAAGGTCGCCTTCTGCCGGAAGACGCAGCCGAAGGTCGTGGCACTCGCCCTACGCGCCGCCGGCAAGGCCAGGCGGATGCTGAGCCGTCGCTCCGGCTCCGGCGGACAGCTCGAAGCCGCCTGA
- a CDS encoding O-acetylhomoserine aminocarboxypropyltransferase/cysteine synthase family protein has product MRSETIALHAGFDHDPATHAVAVPIYQSVAYAFDSADHGAALFNLEEEGFRYSRIANPTVAVLERRVAELEGGHSALAVASGQAALHYAIATLADHGGNIVAVPQLYGTTHTLLAHVLPRQGITCRFAASDRAEDIAALIDGETRAVYCESIGNPAGNICDIAALAAVAHAHGVPLVVDNTVPTPILMRPIDYGADIVIASLTKFMGGHGTTLGGIIVDSGRFDWKAQADRFPMFTRPDVSYHGLVYADHFGPGAFAARARSVYQRTTGAVLPAMSAFLLLQGIETVALRVERHVANARKVAEHLRAHPQIAWVNYAGFEDSPNHPMARKYLKGEGSSLLTFGVAGGFEGGKTFYDALKLVKRLVNIGDAKSLACHPASTTHRQMTPDEQRVAGVLPETIRLSVGIEHIDDILEDLDQALAAVAPAALAA; this is encoded by the coding sequence ATGCGCAGCGAAACGATCGCCCTTCATGCCGGCTTCGACCACGATCCGGCCACGCACGCGGTCGCTGTGCCGATCTATCAGAGCGTTGCCTATGCCTTCGACAGCGCCGACCACGGCGCTGCCCTGTTCAACCTGGAGGAAGAGGGGTTCCGCTACAGCCGGATCGCCAACCCCACCGTGGCGGTGCTGGAGCGGCGCGTGGCGGAACTGGAGGGCGGCCATTCGGCGCTCGCCGTCGCCTCGGGGCAGGCGGCGCTGCACTATGCCATCGCCACGCTGGCGGATCACGGCGGCAACATCGTCGCGGTGCCCCAGCTCTACGGCACGACGCACACGCTGCTCGCCCACGTCCTGCCGCGCCAGGGCATCACCTGCCGCTTCGCCGCGAGCGATCGGGCCGAGGATATCGCGGCGCTGATCGATGGCGAGACCCGCGCCGTCTACTGCGAGTCGATCGGCAACCCGGCCGGCAACATCTGCGATATCGCGGCGCTGGCGGCCGTGGCCCACGCCCACGGCGTGCCGCTCGTGGTCGACAACACCGTGCCGACCCCGATCCTGATGCGGCCGATCGATTACGGGGCCGACATCGTCATCGCCTCGCTCACCAAGTTCATGGGCGGCCACGGCACCACGCTCGGCGGCATCATCGTCGATTCCGGGCGCTTCGACTGGAAGGCGCAGGCTGACCGCTTCCCGATGTTCACGCGGCCGGACGTTTCCTATCACGGCCTCGTCTACGCCGACCATTTCGGTCCCGGCGCCTTCGCCGCACGGGCGCGCAGCGTCTACCAGCGCACCACCGGCGCCGTGCTGCCGGCGATGTCGGCCTTCCTGCTGCTGCAGGGCATCGAGACGGTGGCGCTGCGGGTCGAGCGCCATGTCGCGAATGCGCGAAAGGTCGCCGAGCACCTGCGGGCGCACCCCCAGATCGCCTGGGTGAACTATGCCGGGTTCGAGGACAGCCCGAACCATCCGATGGCGCGCAAATATCTGAAGGGCGAGGGCTCCTCGCTCCTGACCTTCGGCGTTGCGGGCGGATTCGAGGGCGGCAAGACGTTCTACGACGCGCTGAAGCTGGTGAAGCGCCTCGTCAACATCGGCGACGCCAAGTCGCTCGCCTGCCATCCGGCCTCGACCACGCACCGGCAGATGACCCCCGACGAGCAGCGGGTCGCGGGCGTGCTGCCGGAGACGATCCGGCTCAGCGTCGGCATCGAGCATATCGACGACATCCTCGAAGACCTCGACCAGGCGCTCGCCGCCGTGGCCCCCGCCGCACTTGCGGCCTGA
- a CDS encoding homoserine O-succinyltransferase: MLDHGTPIRSVSLSAAELDLGARGGVAWPEPAQPRLRVGLLNNMPDSALVQTERQFRRLIGPGVELRLFSLDTVPRGPLARAHLERFYEAQEALAEAGLDALVVTGAEPKAKRLADEPFFPALAAVVEWADASGVPTLFSCLAAHAAVLHLDGIERRPLPTKHSGVYACTAVAHHPLLAGLPPSVPVPHSRWNDLPEQALTARGYRVLRRSEQVGVDLFVRERGAPMVFLQGHPEYDGDTLAREYRRDIGRFLDGERDQAPALPENYYADEAVLRFDAFAAVARAYRSPALHADFPTMAETPPRPADWQEAAAGLFRNWLALVSDRVALAA, translated from the coding sequence ATGCTGGACCACGGCACCCCGATCCGATCCGTGAGCCTGTCCGCGGCGGAGCTGGATCTCGGTGCGCGCGGCGGCGTCGCGTGGCCCGAGCCGGCGCAGCCGAGGCTTCGCGTCGGCCTCCTCAACAACATGCCCGACAGCGCCCTGGTGCAGACGGAGCGGCAGTTCCGGCGCCTGATCGGCCCAGGGGTCGAGCTGCGTCTGTTCAGCCTCGATACGGTCCCGCGCGGTCCCCTCGCCCGCGCCCATCTCGAGCGCTTCTACGAGGCGCAAGAGGCGTTGGCCGAAGCCGGGCTCGATGCCCTCGTCGTCACCGGCGCCGAGCCGAAGGCCAAGCGTCTGGCCGACGAGCCCTTCTTCCCGGCGCTCGCGGCGGTGGTGGAGTGGGCGGATGCGAGCGGCGTCCCGACCCTGTTCTCGTGTCTGGCCGCGCATGCGGCCGTGCTGCACCTCGATGGCATCGAGCGCCGGCCTCTGCCGACCAAGCATTCCGGCGTCTATGCCTGCACGGCGGTCGCCCACCATCCGTTGCTCGCGGGATTGCCGCCGAGCGTGCCGGTGCCGCATTCGCGCTGGAACGACCTGCCCGAACAGGCGCTGACGGCCCGCGGCTACCGCGTTCTGCGGCGCTCCGAACAGGTCGGGGTCGATCTGTTCGTCCGTGAGCGCGGTGCCCCGATGGTCTTCCTTCAGGGCCATCCGGAATATGACGGCGATACGCTCGCCCGCGAGTACCGCCGGGACATCGGCCGCTTCCTCGATGGCGAGCGGGACCAAGCTCCGGCGCTGCCCGAGAATTACTACGCCGACGAGGCCGTCCTGCGTTTCGACGCCTTTGCCGCGGTGGCACGGGCCTATCGCTCGCCGGCCCTGCATGCCGACTTTCCGACCATGGCCGAGACCCCGCCCCGTCCGGCCGATTGGCAGGAGGCTGCCGCCGGTCTGTTCCGCAACTGGCTCGCGCTGGTCTCGGACCGCGTTGCGCTCGCCGCGTGA
- a CDS encoding long-chain-acyl-CoA synthetase, with amino-acid sequence MDQTFAAAPSPDPLEGRPEPDSAAPPPRPSSTAGWLGALARTARIDASPERIFPLVLDAVAAERPHAPALIGRDETLSHRELAARRNRYARWALARGLAKGDTVALLMRNCPDYLAVWLGLTRVGVCVALLNTHLRGAGLAHCLAVAAPRLVIAAADLADGLDGALPHLAEPPEIVWQGPDASNSLAAASADFDEAALGPDEVPSVTLRDPALLIYTSGTTGLPKAARVSHHRVMMWTHWFAGLIDPTPDDRMYDCLPLYHSVGGVVAPGSVLLAGGSVVIREKFSASRFWADVAESGATLFQYIGELCRYLTLAAPDPAEGRHRLRLCTGNGMRADVWEAFQARFAIPRILEFYAATEGTLSLYNVEGRVGAVGRVPAFMARRSPALIVRHDVATGLPARDARGRCIPAECGEAGELLGRLSERAEYTFEGYTSAAESACKVLRDVIEPNDAWMRTGDLMRRDAQGFFTFVDRIGDTFRWKGENVATTEVAEALHRVAGVREANVYGVSVPGAEGRAGMAALAVGPDFDLAHLHAEMQTRLPAYARPLFLRLSDELGHTETFKQKKAALAEDGFDPARTDDPLYIDRDGAYRRINAALYAEIAESRLRL; translated from the coding sequence ATGGACCAGACTTTCGCCGCGGCGCCCTCCCCCGATCCGCTCGAGGGACGCCCGGAGCCGGACAGCGCGGCCCCGCCGCCCCGGCCCTCCTCCACGGCCGGCTGGCTCGGGGCCCTGGCCCGCACGGCGCGGATCGACGCGAGCCCGGAGCGCATCTTCCCCCTCGTGCTGGACGCCGTCGCCGCCGAACGTCCCCATGCGCCGGCCCTGATCGGCCGGGACGAGACCCTGAGCCATCGGGAACTCGCCGCCCGCCGCAACCGCTACGCCCGCTGGGCGCTGGCGCGCGGGCTCGCCAAGGGCGACACCGTCGCCCTCTTGATGCGGAACTGCCCGGATTATCTCGCGGTCTGGCTCGGGCTCACCCGCGTCGGCGTCTGCGTGGCGCTGCTCAACACCCACCTGCGCGGCGCCGGCCTCGCCCATTGCCTTGCGGTCGCCGCCCCCCGCCTCGTGATCGCTGCCGCCGACCTCGCCGACGGGCTGGACGGGGCCCTGCCCCATCTCGCCGAGCCGCCGGAGATTGTGTGGCAAGGGCCGGACGCAAGCAATTCGCTCGCCGCCGCCTCGGCGGATTTCGACGAGGCTGCGCTCGGGCCCGACGAGGTGCCCTCCGTCACGCTGCGCGATCCCGCGCTGCTGATCTACACCTCCGGCACGACCGGCCTGCCGAAGGCCGCGCGGGTGAGCCACCACCGGGTGATGATGTGGACCCATTGGTTCGCCGGGCTGATCGACCCGACGCCTGACGACCGCATGTACGATTGCCTGCCGCTCTACCACAGCGTCGGCGGCGTGGTGGCGCCGGGCTCGGTGCTGCTCGCCGGGGGCTCGGTGGTGATCCGCGAGAAATTTTCCGCCAGCCGGTTCTGGGCCGACGTGGCCGAGAGCGGGGCGACCCTGTTCCAGTATATCGGCGAGCTCTGCCGCTACCTCACGCTCGCCGCCCCCGACCCCGCCGAGGGTCGGCACCGCCTGCGGCTCTGCACCGGCAACGGGATGCGCGCGGACGTCTGGGAGGCGTTCCAGGCGCGCTTCGCGATCCCCCGCATCCTCGAATTCTACGCCGCGACCGAGGGCACGCTCTCGCTCTACAACGTCGAGGGCCGGGTCGGCGCCGTGGGGCGCGTGCCCGCCTTCATGGCCCGGCGCTCGCCGGCCCTGATCGTCCGCCACGACGTCGCCACGGGCCTGCCCGCCCGCGATGCGCGGGGGCGCTGCATCCCGGCCGAATGCGGCGAGGCCGGCGAATTGCTCGGCCGGCTCTCGGAGCGGGCGGAATACACGTTCGAGGGCTATACCAGCGCCGCGGAGAGTGCGTGCAAGGTGCTGCGCGACGTGATCGAACCCAATGATGCCTGGATGCGCACCGGCGACCTGATGCGCCGGGACGCGCAGGGCTTCTTCACCTTCGTCGACCGGATCGGCGACACCTTTCGCTGGAAGGGCGAGAACGTGGCCACCACCGAGGTCGCCGAGGCGCTCCACCGGGTCGCGGGCGTGCGTGAGGCCAACGTCTACGGCGTGTCCGTGCCGGGGGCGGAAGGCCGGGCGGGCATGGCAGCGCTCGCGGTCGGGCCGGATTTCGACCTCGCGCATCTGCACGCCGAGATGCAGACTCGGCTTCCGGCCTATGCCCGGCCGCTGTTCCTGCGCCTGAGCGACGAACTCGGTCACACCGAGACCTTCAAGCAGAAGAAGGCCGCGTTGGCCGAGGACGGCTTCGACCCCGCCCGGACCGACGACCCGCTCTACATCGACCGCGATGGCGCCTACCGTCGGATCAATGCGGCCCTCTACGCGGAGATCGCCGAGAGCAGGCTGCGGCTGTGA